In Salarias fasciatus chromosome 4, fSalaFa1.1, whole genome shotgun sequence, the DNA window AAAACCATAATGAGTTGTTGTTATAAGTCCCAAAAGACTATCAGAACTGTGATGACTTGTCTTTTGACTACTGGGGAAAAGGAACAACGGTGACTGTAACAACAggtaaaatatattttcttcatTATATCGTTTACGATGACAATGTAATATTTACTCTGTTTGCATCACATTTAAACCTCAGTGGCAAATctttatttgacatgtttttgttgttgagagGTGAGTATATTGTGATCATGCTTTCCAAAGAAAAAGGCAACAAGGTGAAATGACCACTGgtaagtcattttttttatatataaatgtcAGTGTAAGTTGATGACAGAGTCATCAggtaagaagaaaaagaaagaacgaaaTTTTCATGGTTAACATGAAATGTCtaatttgttatatttaatTCTGACAGAAATATTACACTCACAGTTGTTAAAATAAGATCAAAGTTAGTAATATTAGTGCACTTAATAATGAAACTTTAAATTggacttttttaaagttaaagttaGTAAATGGGTTTTTGATACTACAGGCTGAGTAAATTCAGCACTGTGCTACAACTACGAAAGTTTTGACGACTGGGGAAAGGGTACAACTGTAACAGTTTCATCAGGTAAGACAGTGATTATATATCACATATAACTTCTAAAGTGGATTAAAAGTCATGCATGTTTATGATAAAATACCATGAACTCAGTTGATGTGTTTTGGTTTGAATCTGTTGAAACAATCCCTGTTTGATCATTGATTCATtctttgtttaaaaacaaaaaaaaggaagaaaaataaatttatttaaaagttcATTGTTTTATCAGTAATTTCTTctcacacaattttttttcatgtgttttctaaGTTTTAATTGTGATAGCTGGTCTTCTGCAATGTCCGATACTGTGTTTggcgttttttgttttgtttgtttttttttttatttatttattttttttctgtcatgacTTTTAAATGAAACTTCACTGCACTGCTTTACACATTCAATGGAAAGGTtttatttaagttattttttttcatccagttgtcTCCCTTTCTGTGTTTACTGAATGATTTggaagtgtgtcagtgtgtgtttggaggacaTTTATCATGTTCAACATTCTGAATTTCTTTCATGCTGTTTTAACTGTGACCCTGTAATGAAACTGGCCTAATATAAATCTGCACTGTTACATAATACACATACGTATAAtttatttctcttcttcttgttcctcttttgCTTCCAGCCACTTCTACTGGGCCAACGGTGTTTCCTCTGAGTCCATGCAGCTCTGACAGTGCAACCACCTTCACTCTTGCCTGCCTGGCCACTGGCttctctcccgcctcactcacTTTCTCATGGACCAAAAGCGACACGGCCTTGACTGATTTCCTCCAGTATCCTGcagtccagagaggagaaaCTTACACTGGCATCAGTCAAATCCAGGTGAAAAGAGGAGACTGGAACAAGCTGGACAGCATCAAATGTCTGGCCAGTCATCCTGCCGGGCAATCCCAGGGTGCTTTTGTCTTCCCTGGTAAGTCTCCAGCTAAGGAAAATATGATTGTTATTAAATGTGATTGATTGAGTGTAACTGCACGGCAGGCCTGTTCACATGGACTTTTTACTGAATTGCAGAATTAAACAATCTGTGCAGCAGTTATTTCTGATAAGTTTTGTCAAACATCTACAAAAAGTTATTATCCTCTTTAGTGGATGATCTGAAATATTATTGAGTACAggtggtactttttttttctgtgtaaaatcTACATGTGTTGATAAATGAACAGATTAGTCTTTGGTTCACACAAAGGAATGATACAACCTAATTTATTAGTATTCATCAATTTAACACATCTCACCACTTAAAGACCAACTTCATTACTGCAGGTGGAATAAGACGGACAaaacatttcctttttcttttttcccctcactaACAAACTCTGTCTTAGAATATTATTTGattctttcctttttcatcTCTCTGCACTGCTCCAAGTTCTCTCCTGGTGTCTGCCTGCTTCAATATGGATTGTACATTAACAccatttaaataacatttatgtTCATGTTGCTTGACAGTGAATGTATATGCAGAAGCAAGCATCACAATCTGAATACATTTCAACTTCAATCCATCGTCATTTTATAAAAAATACACTTAATTTTTAAAGGAAAGCTTTTATTTGAGCAGCATCATGTATGCATGTgcaagttgcattttcagtcatCTTTTCACTTCTGTTCATCCAGATTTGATGAATACTGTGACACATGATCAGCTTCTGCATATATATCTATATTCCTTCCAACTTCTgcatacatatgtgtgtgtgtttgtttttcagaggtgAAATATATTGAACCAACTCttaaagtgtgtttctctgaagagGACAATGAGGTTACGTTCTCCTGCATTGCCAAAGATTTTGCTCCAAAGGAACACAACATAACATGGCAGAAAAATACAGGAGAAATCACTGGCAAAATAGACAAGATTGAGACCATTTCTGCAGGAAGAGCGGGGAATGAAACCACACTGTACAGCGCATCAAGTTTCCTCAGTGTTGAGCCCGATGAGTGGAGTAAAGGTACTACATAtacatgtgtgtttgagaggaaAGGGAAAGACAATATCAGCAAATCTGTGACCTACAAAGAATCCACCACAACCTGTAAGTACACCATGACATGTTCTTTTAATCATTTATGTTGGTTCACTTTCCATGATGAACACTTTTCATTCAGGTCAcgtttttattcactttttagGTGATGGGTGTCGAGAAGCAGATGTGGAAGTAACTATTGAAGGTCCCTCAATTGAAAACATGTCTGTGAACAGAAAAGGAACTCTGACCTGTGAAGTCAAGGTAAACAAGGGAAGAGTggaaaagattttctgggaGAACAGCTCCGGAAAAGAAATAGCTGGCAGTCAGCTGGAGCCTGGCAAGGGAAAGCAAAGCACACTTTTCCATACTATTGACATCACCTATGAGGAATGGAGCCAGGGGACAGGATTCTTCTGTGTGGTCGAGCATGACAACATGATAGAGCCACTGAAGAAAGAGTACCAAAAGGACATCGGTAAGAAAACTGCTCTGCAAGTGTCCAGTAAAAACAGTGCTTCCTTCCACTTGTCACTCCACAAACTACCTCGGTTTTTATTATTTAGGAAATATTCTCTTGGGAACATAAGGTACTTTCCTCTGTGGCTTTATGTCTAATggattttttcatatttgcagGTAAACAATGTCAGCGGCCTTCAGTGTTTATGCTGCCACCAGTTGAACATCCTAAAACAGAAAGGGTGACCCTGACTTGCTTTGTGAAAGACTTCTCTCCTCCGGAGGTTTTTGTCTCTTGGCTTGTTAACGATGAGGAAGCAGGTTCAGAATATGACTTCAACACCACCAGCCCTGTAGAAAGCAAAGGATCGTATTCTGCTTACGGCCAGTTAACACTGAGCTTTGACCAGTGGAGTGACAGTGAGTCTGTGTACAGCTGTGTCGTTTACCACGAGTCCTTGGTCAACACAACAAAAGCCATTGTCAGATCCATTGGCTACAGAACATTTGAAAAGAACAACGTGGTGAACCTCAGCATGAATGTCCCCGACACGTGCAAGGCCCAGtagatgtttccttctgtctcgctgtgtcctctgttgtttggATGTTCATGTTTGTTGCTTGTGATATtacaatgtgtttgtgtgttttcactgcagattcaaaatcaaaataaaaaaaaaatctttgcaaatcctttaatgtttgttcatgtttgttaaGTGCAGTTATGTCGTTATTCAACCTGAATATTGTGTGTGCGactgttttttgtatgtctATTGTGCCATTGATACTTGAATATATAGAGAGATATGTACATACATAGAGAGAGACTGATTTTATCTGGCTTGAGGTctggaacaacaaaaaaaaaatctttgccaATATCTCTTCACCTACTTCAGAAAAGGATCCAATCAGTCCCATTCATCTTCATATTGTTCTTGAATAGTGCAGCAGCACTGCTTCtgtgacttgtgtgtgtggctgtttgctCTACTGGGTCCTTCATCCCTCCACATACAATCAACAGTTTGAATCGACCTCGGCTGTTTCTGAGTCAAACAATGAAGAAACTCTCGTACAAGCCAAGGGAAGCAAACCACCAATATTTATCAATTTCAAAAGCAAGTCAGGATCACTGCAGGCAGAATGAACCTAATGCCACTGACACTGTGTTTTTAAGATGATGAAATCAAATGAGACTTATCGTGCATACTTCCTAAAATACAACTGAGCATTTGTCTtatctttattcattttaattctACACTGACAACAACATTCCCATGTGAAGAATCATTTTCACACAAGCTGTTCGTTAAAGCAAGATCTAAGCAGTGGCTAGTATTAATCAAACAATGACTATATTCTACATTTAGAGCGCCTGATTGAAACAAACAAGGACGATGCTGAGAGGGCAGAAGAGGACAACATGGCGAGCACAGCcctcaccttcatcatcctcttcctcctcactctgctgttcactattggaactaCAGCGATCAAGGTACAAGTCATTTTATATTGTCAGGCACAGATATGGATCAGAAAAAGTCTTCACAGTTGATGGTTTTAAACACtgacaaaaagaaatgcaacCTAATCATATctataaaacaaaatattttccaTAACTACATCTTGAAGCAGAATTGTTTTGTCAATGAAGTGAAACAAATTTCCATTTTCAGTAATTATTCATGTTATTAATCCAACAGTTTCATTCTTCCTTCACTTCTAATTCTAATGAAGAATTCTCAACAATAAATGATGCATGCACAGTTACATCACTCATCTTATACACTTTGATGCTGTTGACATTTAcaagaaaagataaaatactTTTGTTTGCCAAGAggtaaaatgtgcaaacttgTAGTGACTGTTACTTGAGATTTCCTGACAATTTCAAGAATATTACTTCTTATATAATTACTGTATTATGGGATGATATTATGAACACCATCATGCCTGTATGTAATATGTATAATAAGTGATATTAAATATAAAGCACTTGGTCATTTTTGTCCATTTACATTTGAGTTTTCaattttcttatcttttttcaaaacatctcTTTTCAGGTTAAATGAAACAAGGAGTACGATCATATCTGTTTCATGAAAACTTAAGGAAGTATATATCATAAATCATTTCTCTGACAAATTCCTATTATCATGTAAGTAGTTACAGcaatgttttttgctttttatgtctttgtttgCCTTCTTGAAATAAAAGGTTCAAATTAAGTTCAGAAATGATGTGGCTTCTTATTCTCTCTTTCATTGCACTTTATGTAGTTGTAAAATGAGTTGTTTATTAAGATAgaaattaattttctgtatttctgtaaataatatgttgtgtttatttccagcagatggaatcaacagtgtgtgtgaaactcAATGTGTAATGTGAGAATCTTTACAGTTGGTTACTTTTGGACTATTATTACTGCATGTGAGAACTAAAACCTTCAGCCAAAGTCATGCAAAGCTCCGTTAAGGCTTTCTGATAACAACTGTGTACTGTCAAGAGGtatttaaatgtgctttttgctTCTCTTACTGGCACGCCACGCCTCACACCTGCTGTCTGTTGTGCTCCGTTGCTCCTTGCATTGTTTCacttctgtttatttcagtACTCATGGGGGGCCTGGGTGTTGTGAAGCCTTCCGCTGGCCGCTTGCCCTGATCACTCCACCCTATCATGTTTAACATCTGTGTAACAGACTTCCAGTCCTGTCTCCACCTGAATTTATTACACCACAAACTATGTAAAAGTACAACTCTGCCATCTggcccaaacacaaacacactacaCCTAAAACGGTTcattactttccaaaatgtgaAGGTATGTACCACTTTGGCcaaattatttattgtttattgttcatAACCCACATGTGCAGTGAAGTATGGTGAAGACACAatcatcttttctttgtctCAGAACCACGGATCGTCTCACCAAACATCACATTGTACCCTGTCTGGAAAGGTAAACTGGGAAActcagcagtcagactgatTTGCACTCTCAGTGGCTTCTATCCAGACAAACTGAGTGTGGAGTGGCAACACGACCAACGACCCCTGAATATTGTTCCAAACGAAATAAAGCTGCAAAGTatggaagggagagaaaaaaccTTCAGCCTCAGCAGTGAGATTGAGCCAAATATCACAGAGTGGACAACAGGCAGCAGTTTCACATGCAAGGCCACTCATGAAGGAAGTGAATATGAAAAAACTATAAGAATTTGTGAGAGTAAGTATGAATGTGGACTTCTTCATTaaatacactgaaaataaatcattgCATTTATAAAATCTATTCAGATAATGTCTTTGTGATGAACTGAGTGATTATGGTTcatgtcatttattgtttttcctcAGTGCATGCAAGTACTCCACCCTCTATGATCCTGGACACTCCCAGCTTCAAGACTGTGATGACGGCTCCCTCTGATGTGAAAGCCACATGCTTGATCAGCACTGTGTTTGATGCCAAGGTGACCTGGCTTTTGAACGAACAAGTTGCACCAAGTAACACTGTTTCCCAATCCTCCAACACAAGTTATGTAACAAGTGAAGTAACTGTTCCTTCAACAAAGtggaagcagctgaaacatGTTACATGCAGAGctgaacatgcatgtttttcatctGTGGAAAAGACCAAAAACATCACAGGTAAGATCACCTTTCAACCTGAAAATCAGACACTGCTGAAGAGACTTATTGATTCATtgtgttctttgttttctgccGTCTTCATCTCTCAGAGCCTGAAGTTCCTGCTCCAGTGGTGATGATAAGCAGATCTCTTCCAGATCTTCTCAAGGGAAACAGTGCTGTGCTCAAGTGTGAAATCACACAACTTTCCTCACATGATCTCTCCATCACAATTCAGGCCAATGGAGTTGACATCTCTGACAATCAATATGTTGATTTTCACAAAGCCTCAGACATTCATTCAGTGACCAAACACTTCAATGTTCCtgaaaaatactggaaaaaagaCCAAAGTTTCACTTGCAAGGTGAATCAAGGTTTTTccaacagcagctcctcccaATCTATTGGCAATATTTTTGGTGAGTGGAGTATTCATAAATATATTTATCTGTTTAAATCAATGTATTCACTCATCAGTTTTCTGATTTATCTCTCATTTAGTGGATCCATCAGTGGAACTTCTTCTGATCCCCAGTCAGGACTCTGATTCACAAACACTCTCATGCTCTGGAAGTGGCTTCGACCCTCAAATCAAATGGTTGCCTGAGCTCCAGATCAGCTCTTCCTCAACAAAAGGCGCCATCACCATGAGTGCAGATGGGCGTGTAGCAGTGACCAGTCGACTTCAAGTTCCTCGATCAGATTGGCAAAGTGGGAACGTCTTCACTTGTGAAGTCTCTGACAAGTCTCTCAACACAGCAGTCAACAAGAGTATCAGTGTCTGCTCAGGTAACCCGACAACACTCAACATTAGTCAGGAAACGATCAATACAGTCTCACCACTTCTGAATCATATCTCATCACAATCGTTTCTCTATTTCCATTTGACTGATGTTGCagttttctttccatttgttcTTCAGTGACTCCAGCATCCTCTCAGATTGCTGAGGTTTATGTTCATGGAccaccactgcagcagcttcagagcaAAGAAAAGGCTCTGATGAATATCACCTGCCTTCTGGTCGGTCACAACCTTAAAGACTTCTCCATCAGCTGGAAGGTTGACAATAGGGAGTATTTTGGACACAATATTCATCAACAGCAACCAAAGAGCCACAGCAATGGGACAGAGACGATGCAGAGCTTCTTTGGTGTGTCAGCAGAGGATTGGCAT includes these proteins:
- the LOC115387524 gene encoding immunoglobulin mu heavy chain-like isoform X2, whose amino-acid sequence is MFSEALLLLTAASCVLSIDLTQPESMAVQPGQSLSITCQVSGYSLTDNSYATGWVRQREGKPMDWIFHQWGGGSIYGNEALKSKFSYGRDTSARTVTIQGQNMQPEDSGVYYCVPLCYNYESFDDWGKGTTVTVSSATSTGPTVFPLSPCSSDSATTFTLACLATGFSPASLTFSWTKSDTALTDFLQYPAVQRGETYTGISQIQVKRGDWNKLDSIKCLASHPAGQSQGAFVFPEVKYIEPTLKVCFSEEDNEVTFSCIAKDFAPKEHNITWQKNTGEITGKIDKIETISAGRAGNETTLYSASSFLSVEPDEWSKGTTYTCVFERKGKDNISKSVTYKESTTTCDGCREADVEVTIEGPSIENMSVNRKGTLTCEVKVNKGRVEKIFWENSSGKEIAGSQLEPGKGKQSTLFHTIDITYEEWSQGTGFFCVVEHDNMIEPLKKEYQKDIGKQCQRPSVFMLPPVEHPKTERVTLTCFVKDFSPPEVFVSWLVNDEEAGSEYDFNTTSPVESKGSYSAYGQLTLSFDQWSDSESVYSCVVYHESLVNTTKAIVRSIGYRTFEKNNVVNLSMNVPDTCKAQ
- the LOC115387524 gene encoding immunoglobulin mu heavy chain-like isoform X3, encoding MLTAALFLLLAFGSYGKCEQMTQPASMIIQPGQDLTIACQVSYSVSDYWTGWIRQPAGKGLEWIGIRYTEGSHYKDSLKSKFTIDVDASSNTVTLKGLNMQPEDSAVYYCARGDDLSFDYWGKGTTVTVTTATSTGPTVFPLSPCSSDSATTFTLACLATGFSPASLTFSWTKSDTALTDFLQYPAVQRGETYTGISQIQVKRGDWNKLDSIKCLASHPAGQSQGAFVFPEVKYIEPTLKVCFSEEDNEVTFSCIAKDFAPKEHNITWQKNTGEITGKIDKIETISAGRAGNETTLYSASSFLSVEPDEWSKGTTYTCVFERKGKDNISKSVTYKESTTTCDGCREADVEVTIEGPSIENMSVNRKGTLTCEVKVNKGRVEKIFWENSSGKEIAGSQLEPGKGKQSTLFHTIDITYEEWSQGTGFFCVVEHDNMIEPLKKEYQKDIGKQCQRPSVFMLPPVEHPKTERVTLTCFVKDFSPPEVFVSWLVNDEEAGSEYDFNTTSPVESKGSYSAYGQLTLSFDQWSDSESVYSCVVYHESLVNTTKAIVRSIGYRTFEKNNVVNLSMNVPDTCKAQ
- the LOC115387524 gene encoding immunoglobulin mu heavy chain-like isoform X1, whose protein sequence is MFSEALLLLTAASCVLSIDLTQPESMAVQPGQSLSITCQVSGYSLTDNSYATGWVRQREGKPMDWIFHQWGGGSIYGNEALKSKFSYGRDTSARTVTIQGQNMQPEDSGVYYCVRLPTGSNYESFDDWGKGTTVTVSSATSTGPTVFPLSPCSSDSATTFTLACLATGFSPASLTFSWTKSDTALTDFLQYPAVQRGETYTGISQIQVKRGDWNKLDSIKCLASHPAGQSQGAFVFPEVKYIEPTLKVCFSEEDNEVTFSCIAKDFAPKEHNITWQKNTGEITGKIDKIETISAGRAGNETTLYSASSFLSVEPDEWSKGTTYTCVFERKGKDNISKSVTYKESTTTCDGCREADVEVTIEGPSIENMSVNRKGTLTCEVKVNKGRVEKIFWENSSGKEIAGSQLEPGKGKQSTLFHTIDITYEEWSQGTGFFCVVEHDNMIEPLKKEYQKDIGKQCQRPSVFMLPPVEHPKTERVTLTCFVKDFSPPEVFVSWLVNDEEAGSEYDFNTTSPVESKGSYSAYGQLTLSFDQWSDSESVYSCVVYHESLVNTTKAIVRSIGYRTFEKNNVVNLSMNVPDTCKAQ